The following are encoded in a window of Brevibacillus ruminantium genomic DNA:
- the tnpA gene encoding IS200/IS605 family transposase, which produces MKLDNNNHSVFLLYYHLVLVIKYRRKVMDDTISDYAKNMFVRLGESYNISLVEWNHDIDHVHILFKAHPNTELSKFINAYKSASSRLIKKHFPQVKKKLWKEYFWSRSFCLLTTGGAPIEVIKKYIENQGVK; this is translated from the coding sequence ATGAAATTAGACAATAATAATCACTCAGTGTTCCTATTGTATTATCATCTTGTTCTGGTCATAAAATATCGCAGAAAAGTGATGGATGATACCATATCTGACTATGCAAAAAATATGTTTGTTCGATTGGGCGAAAGTTACAATATTTCCTTAGTCGAATGGAATCACGATATTGACCATGTGCATATTTTGTTCAAAGCACATCCGAATACTGAACTGTCAAAGTTCATCAATGCCTATAAAAGTGCAAGTTCACGACTTATCAAAAAGCATTTTCCACAGGTGAAAAAGAAACTGTGGAAAGAGTATTTTTGGTCAAGGAGTTTTTGTTTGCTTACAACAGGTGGTGCTCCCATTGAAGTGATAAAAAAATATATAGAAAATCAAGGTGTAAAGTGA
- a CDS encoding DUF2512 family protein, with protein sequence MNLFLLKLVLNGIVLIPFLYWFTEISIWSSIVASIGLTIIAYFIGDLFILRATNNTIATISDAILAAAYLWAVSATLHWSLGPFEILFTVVVLGIAEFAYHRVLGEIDKPVRQRS encoded by the coding sequence ATGAATCTTTTTTTGCTCAAGCTCGTCTTGAACGGCATTGTATTGATCCCCTTTCTTTACTGGTTTACGGAAATCAGCATTTGGTCCAGTATCGTTGCTTCGATCGGTTTGACAATCATTGCCTACTTCATCGGAGATTTGTTCATTTTGAGAGCGACGAACAACACCATCGCGACGATCTCCGACGCGATCTTGGCAGCTGCGTATCTATGGGCTGTTTCAGCCACCTTGCATTGGTCTTTGGGTCCTTTCGAAATTCTCTTTACGGTAGTCGTATTGGGCATTGCGGAATTTGCTTATCATCGTGTTCTCGGTGAGATAGACAAGCCAGTTCGACAGCGATCTTGA
- a CDS encoding amidohydrolase, whose translation MAKTIYTNGKIYTLDAENPIVEAVVVEDGRIIDLGSNSDMTLQWARVGTKITDLEGMMVTPGLIDSHLHLSGIANQYLDLDLAGVRSKHEMLEKVREKANTIPPGTWLIGMGWDENLFDDLTVPTIEELDQVAPHCPVYLKRTCHHAFLVNSKALEYSQYHPEIEVPSGGTVVLDARTNKPTGLLLESASQLITRHIPERSYDEFKYGLRQAMRHAVKRGITSVHTNDPLYLGGFDQTYQLYHELLNEEQNGLRCNLLIDYPFLKRLKERGMYAGYGNDTLQIGAIKIFADGAFGRRTALLSEAYHDAPEQYGDAIHEQAALFEIMKEARELAMPIAVHTIGDKALENVLDILDQFPNVGYRDRLIHVSLVREDLVGRLAQPGRVADVQPRFIVGDYPWVKERLGEKREKHLYAWNSLLSAGVMCAGGSDAPVEPIDPLLGIHAALTRRAPGDTHEGWNPQEKIGMLEALRLFTIGGAYATNEEQKKGTITRGKLADMTVYSKNLFAIEHVDELLQTDIEMTIINGEIQTD comes from the coding sequence ATGGCAAAAACCATTTATACGAATGGGAAAATCTATACGCTGGATGCAGAGAATCCCATCGTGGAAGCGGTTGTCGTGGAGGATGGACGGATTATCGATCTGGGTTCGAACAGTGACATGACGCTGCAATGGGCGAGAGTTGGTACCAAGATTACTGATTTAGAAGGAATGATGGTTACTCCCGGCCTGATTGACAGCCACCTTCATCTTTCTGGGATTGCCAATCAATATCTGGATTTGGATCTGGCTGGTGTTCGCTCTAAACACGAGATGCTGGAAAAAGTCAGAGAAAAGGCGAATACGATCCCCCCTGGTACATGGCTGATCGGTATGGGCTGGGATGAAAATCTCTTTGACGATTTGACTGTTCCGACTATAGAGGAGTTGGATCAGGTGGCCCCTCACTGTCCGGTCTATCTCAAGCGGACGTGCCATCACGCCTTTCTGGTGAACAGCAAGGCGCTCGAATACAGTCAGTATCATCCGGAAATCGAGGTTCCTTCAGGCGGAACAGTTGTCCTTGATGCAAGAACGAACAAACCGACCGGTCTGCTTCTGGAATCAGCGTCCCAACTGATCACCCGGCACATTCCTGAGCGCTCGTATGATGAATTCAAATACGGATTACGACAGGCCATGCGACATGCGGTCAAGCGGGGAATCACCAGTGTGCATACCAATGATCCGCTTTATCTTGGCGGGTTTGATCAAACCTATCAGCTTTATCACGAACTGCTCAACGAGGAGCAAAATGGTCTTCGTTGCAATCTCCTGATCGATTACCCGTTTTTGAAGCGGTTGAAAGAGAGAGGCATGTACGCAGGTTATGGCAATGATACGTTGCAAATCGGGGCCATCAAAATTTTTGCGGATGGTGCCTTTGGCAGAAGGACAGCGTTGTTGTCCGAGGCTTATCACGATGCGCCGGAGCAATATGGAGATGCCATTCACGAACAAGCTGCTCTGTTTGAAATAATGAAAGAGGCCAGAGAGCTTGCGATGCCGATTGCAGTTCATACGATTGGAGACAAAGCACTTGAAAACGTCCTGGATATTCTGGACCAATTTCCGAATGTGGGGTATCGTGACCGGTTGATTCACGTGTCATTGGTTCGCGAGGATCTTGTCGGCAGACTTGCTCAACCGGGACGGGTGGCGGATGTTCAGCCGAGATTTATCGTAGGAGACTATCCGTGGGTCAAAGAGAGGCTGGGGGAGAAGCGGGAAAAACATCTGTATGCATGGAACTCACTGCTTTCCGCAGGTGTAATGTGTGCGGGTGGCTCTGATGCGCCCGTAGAACCGATTGATCCTTTGCTGGGCATTCATGCTGCCCTTACCAGAAGGGCGCCGGGTGACACCCATGAAGGCTGGAATCCGCAAGAAAAAATAGGGATGCTGGAAGCGCTGCGTTTGTTTACCATCGGCGGGGCTTATGCGACCAATGAAGAACAGAAAAAAGGGACAATCACACGCGGAAAGCTGGCTGATATGACAGTCTATTCGAAAAATCTCTTCGCTATCGAGCACGTGGATGAGCTCCTGCAGACAGATATTGAGATGACCATCATAAATGGTGAGATTCAAACAGATTAA
- a CDS encoding prohibitin family protein has translation METQNVTNMNPKAGTPKAIITIVLALIIGFLVFQSVTIIQAGHRGVVLQLGAVQPQVFDEGLHFRIPFIQTVIPMEVRVQKSETSQTSASRDLQTVATTIAVNYHLDGNTVNKLYQQVGMDYTTRIVDPAIAEALKAVTAQYTAEELISKRSEVSTKVKEALAHKLSTYYIILDEINIREFKFSEEFDRAIEAKQVAEQQALKSKLDLERIKIEKEQEITKAQAQAEALRLQKQEVTPELIQLRQIEAQLEAIRKWDGKLPNVTGGAMPFINVDNK, from the coding sequence ATGGAAACTCAGAACGTGACCAATATGAATCCCAAAGCGGGCACGCCGAAAGCAATCATTACGATTGTGTTGGCTCTTATCATCGGTTTTCTTGTGTTCCAATCAGTAACCATTATTCAAGCGGGACACAGGGGCGTCGTCCTACAATTGGGAGCTGTTCAACCACAGGTATTTGATGAGGGGCTTCATTTTCGAATTCCGTTTATTCAGACAGTAATCCCCATGGAGGTGCGGGTTCAAAAGTCAGAGACCAGTCAAACCTCTGCATCTCGCGACTTGCAGACCGTCGCCACCACGATCGCAGTGAACTATCACCTGGATGGCAATACTGTGAACAAACTGTATCAACAGGTCGGTATGGATTATACGACAAGAATCGTCGATCCAGCCATTGCGGAGGCACTGAAAGCCGTAACCGCTCAATATACGGCCGAGGAGCTGATCTCCAAACGTTCCGAGGTCAGCACGAAGGTGAAGGAAGCGCTGGCGCACAAGCTATCTACCTACTACATCATTTTGGATGAAATCAATATCCGTGAATTTAAATTTAGTGAGGAATTTGATCGTGCCATTGAGGCAAAACAAGTTGCCGAGCAGCAGGCGCTTAAATCCAAGCTGGATTTGGAACGGATCAAGATTGAGAAAGAACAGGAAATTACGAAGGCCCAGGCCCAGGCAGAAGCTTTGCGTCTGCAAAAACAGGAAGTAACACCAGAATTGATTCAACTCAGACAGATCGAGGCCCAACTGGAAGCGATCCGCAAATGGGATGGCAAATTGCCAAATGTTACAGGTGGGGCCATGCCGTTTATCAACGTTGACAACAAATAA
- a CDS encoding alpha/beta fold hydrolase encodes MHIIWQNKISYTRRGQGFPLVILHAMGTDHRAMMAWMEPLFEAGSNWERIYIDLPAHGHSLVQPWMKTSADILSVILDFLDDLIPNRQFALVGKSFGGYIAQGILAKKQEYLDGLFLLTPALHIKERSLPPRFTGERDEELLAELDPDIRGAFETLVYTQTEGNLHRFLEEVQPGRLLADRPFLTSEWRTKGYFFPADPLSDQQTFTAPTLFLLGRQDFVCGYQDHWTLLERFPHAAFTVLDGVGHLAELEKREVVQTLCKEWLGRVDKTKSL; translated from the coding sequence ATGCACATAATCTGGCAAAACAAAATCTCTTATACCCGGCGAGGACAAGGATTTCCGCTGGTTATCTTGCATGCCATGGGCACAGACCACCGAGCCATGATGGCCTGGATGGAGCCCCTGTTTGAAGCCGGTTCCAACTGGGAACGCATTTATATCGACCTGCCAGCCCACGGGCACAGCCTTGTCCAACCCTGGATGAAAACCTCTGCTGACATCCTGTCTGTGATCCTTGATTTTCTCGACGATTTGATACCAAACAGGCAATTTGCATTGGTTGGCAAATCATTCGGTGGATATATCGCTCAGGGAATTCTTGCAAAGAAACAGGAATATCTGGACGGTCTTTTTTTGCTTACCCCTGCCCTGCATATCAAAGAGCGGTCTCTCCCGCCACGCTTTACAGGAGAACGGGACGAAGAATTGCTCGCGGAGCTGGACCCGGATATTCGAGGAGCCTTTGAAACGCTCGTGTATACTCAGACCGAAGGCAACCTGCATCGTTTTCTGGAGGAAGTACAGCCGGGGCGGCTTTTGGCTGATCGCCCGTTCCTCACCTCGGAATGGCGGACAAAAGGGTATTTCTTTCCTGCTGATCCCTTGTCAGATCAGCAAACATTCACTGCTCCCACCCTGTTTTTACTCGGACGTCAGGATTTTGTTTGCGGGTACCAAGATCACTGGACTTTGCTGGAACGGTTCCCTCATGCCGCCTTTACGGTTTTGGACGGTGTGGGACATCTGGCGGAATTGGAAAAGCGTGAAGTGGTACAGACTCTATGTAAAGAATGGTTGGGGCGTGTGGATAAGACAAAATCACTTTAA
- a CDS encoding NUDIX hydrolase has translation MNDYVKTMRAMIGKETLLTIGCGCILEDDRGRILLQKRRDLSLWVIPGGIMEIGETFLEAVIREVKEETGLTVLRPQLFGIYSGPEGLTEYHNGDKVFSVQIIFYSKEYEGTLKQTADEESLAHAFFHKQELPDSINPHQARFILDWARGEKTPVIR, from the coding sequence GTGAACGATTACGTCAAAACCATGAGGGCCATGATCGGAAAGGAGACTCTGCTTACCATCGGCTGTGGCTGTATCCTGGAGGACGATAGGGGAAGAATCCTGCTGCAGAAAAGAAGAGACCTGAGTTTGTGGGTGATCCCCGGCGGTATCATGGAGATCGGCGAAACTTTTTTGGAAGCCGTTATTCGCGAGGTAAAAGAGGAGACAGGGCTGACTGTCCTTCGTCCTCAGTTATTTGGCATCTACTCGGGACCGGAAGGCCTGACGGAGTATCATAATGGGGACAAGGTATTCAGTGTTCAAATCATTTTTTATTCCAAAGAGTATGAAGGCACTCTCAAACAAACGGCAGACGAGGAAAGCCTGGCCCACGCCTTTTTTCATAAACAGGAGCTGCCTGATTCGATCAATCCGCATCAGGCCAGATTTATACTGGATTGGGCACGGGGAGAGAAAACACCCGTAATCCGCTGA
- a CDS encoding MmcQ/YjbR family DNA-binding protein: METKKGMQSIEGLELLDRIRGICTPFPEVVEKIDGFDHHSFRVSDKPFVILGENEAKAFLSIKSSLQTQELLLHKGGYTKTPYIGRHGWVTVSQSPSPDWHQIIDLIHEAYLRTAPKRLVKVYQEQKR; the protein is encoded by the coding sequence GTGGAGACGAAAAAAGGGATGCAATCGATAGAGGGGCTTGAATTGCTGGATCGGATCAGGGGCATATGCACACCTTTCCCGGAAGTGGTTGAAAAAATCGATGGCTTTGACCATCACTCCTTTCGCGTAAGTGACAAGCCCTTTGTCATCCTGGGTGAAAATGAGGCAAAAGCTTTTCTCTCCATCAAAAGCAGTCTACAGACGCAGGAGCTTTTGCTCCACAAGGGAGGTTACACCAAGACCCCTTATATCGGTCGCCATGGTTGGGTGACGGTGAGTCAGTCTCCTTCCCCCGATTGGCACCAGATTATTGACTTGATTCACGAAGCCTACCTGCGGACTGCGCCCAAACGGCTCGTGAAGGTTTATCAGGAGCAGAAACGATAG
- a CDS encoding YwaF family protein, whose translation MISSYLSLEITGEPFSLFSSSHIVALSLLAIAALTLFLFRTKLKQTAPNRIFRYTLAGLLLLTEFAFQVWHLYTNSWSAAYTLPLQLCSVSLLLCIVMLLANSYRLYEITYFWGLGGALQAMITPELFYPFPHFRFLHFFLAHAAIILACLFMTWVEGYRPTVRSLWKSIGFLNLLLPVAFVTNIITGGNYLFVSHKPVNPSLLDYLGPYPWYILSLEGVALLLFTLLYLPFRRRQSKKESPFAGDVPY comes from the coding sequence ATGATATCTTCTTACCTGTCCCTTGAGATTACGGGCGAACCGTTCTCCCTATTTTCAAGCTCACATATCGTTGCTCTCAGCTTACTCGCAATCGCTGCCCTTACTTTATTCTTGTTCCGGACTAAGCTGAAACAAACAGCCCCGAACCGTATTTTTCGCTATACGCTCGCGGGTCTCTTGCTGCTGACGGAATTCGCTTTTCAGGTGTGGCATCTGTACACCAACAGCTGGTCGGCCGCTTATACGCTGCCCCTGCAGCTTTGCAGCGTTTCGTTGCTTTTATGTATCGTAATGCTTCTGGCAAACAGCTATCGTTTGTACGAGATCACGTATTTTTGGGGACTGGGCGGGGCCTTGCAGGCGATGATCACACCAGAGTTGTTTTATCCCTTTCCCCATTTTCGCTTCCTTCACTTTTTTCTCGCGCATGCGGCGATTATTTTGGCCTGCCTGTTCATGACCTGGGTGGAAGGCTATCGACCGACAGTCCGCTCTTTGTGGAAATCGATCGGGTTCCTGAATCTTCTGTTGCCCGTTGCCTTTGTGACCAACATCATCACGGGCGGAAATTATTTATTCGTCTCCCACAAGCCGGTCAATCCCAGCCTGCTCGATTATCTTGGTCCGTATCCCTGGTATATTCTTTCACTGGAAGGCGTCGCGCTTCTTCTTTTTACACTCCTGTATCTACCCTTTCGCAGGCGGCAATCCAAAAAGGAGTCTCCATTTGCTGGTGATGTGCCCTACTAA
- a CDS encoding DUF952 domain-containing protein, whose protein sequence is MEIIYCLVPKWYWENWSGKESYLPRDYEQEGFIHATKGEELLKKVADRVYADFQDELYVLVIEEAKVKAPVKYEQAKDGRLYPHIYGELNTDAIVEIRQMTRAGDHWEVGEKLGESV, encoded by the coding sequence ATGGAGATCATCTATTGTCTTGTCCCCAAATGGTACTGGGAAAACTGGTCCGGCAAAGAAAGCTATTTGCCGAGAGATTACGAACAGGAAGGCTTCATTCATGCGACCAAGGGCGAGGAATTGCTGAAAAAGGTGGCTGATCGTGTCTACGCAGATTTTCAGGATGAGCTGTACGTTCTCGTCATCGAGGAGGCCAAAGTAAAGGCGCCCGTCAAGTACGAGCAGGCAAAGGATGGCCGGTTGTATCCGCATATCTACGGAGAACTGAACACCGATGCGATTGTTGAGATTCGGCAGATGACAAGAGCGGGCGATCATTGGGAAGTTGGCGAAAAGCTGGGCGAATCCGTATAG
- the tlp gene encoding small acid-soluble spore protein Tlp produces the protein MAKPDNRSDNVEKLQEMIENSIENIRETRDYLNAHDDEISAEEKTTLEQKNQRREESIEGFRSEIKDEATHME, from the coding sequence ATGGCCAAACCGGACAATCGTTCGGATAACGTCGAAAAGCTGCAAGAGATGATTGAAAACAGTATAGAGAATATCCGCGAAACACGGGATTACCTCAACGCGCACGATGACGAGATTTCTGCTGAAGAAAAAACAACTCTGGAGCAGAAAAATCAGCGCCGCGAAGAAAGCATTGAAGGCTTTCGCTCTGAAATCAAAGACGAGGCTACCCATATGGAATAG
- the mnmA gene encoding tRNA 2-thiouridine(34) synthase MnmA, whose product MKRPEDTRVVVGMSGGVDSSVTAYLLKQQGYDVIGIFMKNWDDTDEFGHCTAEEDFQDVRRVCDQIGIPYYTVNFEKEYMDKVFQYFLDEYRRGRTPNPDVMCNREIKFGELLSKVMDLGADYIATGHYAQVKFQDGEYKLLRGKDTNKDQTYFLNALNQKQLSKTMFPIGHMSKPEVREIAIQAGLATAKKKDSTGICFIGERNFREFLQNYLPAKPGNIESVDGDVVGRHDGLMYYTLGQRQGLGIGGGHGKTGEPWFVVDKDLERNALIVAEGADHPRMFSTSLVSTDVNWISDNKPTTTFTCTAKFRYRQPDQQVTVRIREDQTVEVVFAKPQKAITPGQAVVFYNGEECLGGGTIDQVTPLVARKSLQG is encoded by the coding sequence ATGAAAAGACCAGAAGACACACGTGTCGTCGTCGGCATGTCTGGAGGGGTCGATTCTTCCGTGACAGCATACCTGTTAAAGCAACAGGGGTATGATGTGATCGGCATCTTCATGAAAAACTGGGACGATACCGATGAATTCGGCCACTGCACAGCGGAAGAAGACTTTCAGGACGTGCGACGCGTTTGCGATCAAATTGGCATTCCGTACTATACGGTCAATTTTGAAAAAGAATATATGGATAAAGTATTTCAGTACTTCCTGGATGAATACCGCCGTGGCCGTACTCCCAACCCCGATGTCATGTGCAACCGGGAAATCAAGTTTGGAGAACTGCTCAGCAAAGTGATGGATTTGGGAGCTGACTATATCGCTACGGGTCACTATGCCCAGGTGAAATTTCAGGACGGGGAGTACAAGCTCCTCCGCGGCAAGGACACCAACAAGGATCAGACGTATTTTCTCAACGCACTCAATCAGAAACAGTTGTCCAAAACGATGTTTCCGATTGGTCATATGAGCAAGCCAGAGGTAAGAGAGATTGCCATCCAGGCTGGCTTGGCGACCGCCAAGAAAAAGGACAGCACGGGCATCTGCTTTATCGGAGAACGCAATTTCCGCGAGTTCCTGCAGAACTACCTGCCTGCAAAACCAGGGAATATTGAGTCGGTAGACGGCGATGTGGTAGGGCGCCATGACGGCTTGATGTATTACACGCTCGGTCAACGCCAAGGCCTGGGGATCGGCGGGGGCCATGGAAAGACGGGAGAACCCTGGTTTGTCGTGGACAAAGATCTGGAGCGCAATGCTTTGATTGTGGCAGAGGGTGCTGACCATCCTCGCATGTTTTCGACCAGCCTCGTCTCTACCGATGTGAATTGGATCAGTGACAACAAACCGACGACCACCTTTACCTGCACAGCCAAATTCCGCTATCGGCAGCCAGATCAGCAGGTAACAGTACGCATTCGCGAAGACCAGACAGTCGAAGTGGTTTTTGCAAAACCGCAAAAAGCCATTACGCCAGGACAGGCCGTTGTCTTTTATAACGGAGAAGAGTGTTTGGGTGGAGGTACCATTGATCAGGTAACTCCTCTGGTGGCAAGGAAATCATTGCAGGGATAG
- a CDS encoding ACT domain-containing protein encodes MTNSNEADLRELARVIRKLEPKTSDASITILAHENREQIIAALKAGLDHDVPVQASSGEYANHLATIRVGSNKYTIALDWRDVYISEINYCPCRIPPRSHGVLVYHIDYPGVIYDVSRILADNEINISKLNVSREQKGKNALLVSLTDEAITAEVAAVMETLPQITKVISLQ; translated from the coding sequence ATGACGAATTCAAATGAAGCAGATTTGCGCGAGCTGGCAAGAGTCATCCGCAAGCTGGAACCAAAGACAAGCGATGCTTCGATTACGATTTTGGCTCATGAAAATCGGGAGCAAATCATTGCAGCGCTCAAAGCTGGACTGGATCACGACGTACCGGTACAGGCAAGCTCAGGTGAATACGCCAACCACCTGGCAACGATTCGTGTCGGTTCCAACAAGTATACGATCGCACTGGATTGGCGGGATGTCTACATCAGCGAAATCAACTACTGTCCTTGCAGAATTCCGCCTCGCTCTCACGGGGTGTTGGTGTATCACATCGATTATCCCGGTGTGATTTATGATGTCTCCCGGATCCTGGCAGACAATGAAATCAATATCTCCAAGCTGAATGTATCCCGTGAACAAAAGGGAAAAAACGCGTTGCTGGTTTCCCTGACGGATGAAGCAATTACGGCAGAGGTTGCGGCTGTGATGGAAACTCTGCCGCAGATTACCAAAGTCATTTCCTTGCAATAG
- a CDS encoding helix-turn-helix domain-containing protein, translated as MRTLQLLQDYLFQTWGLMEIAIWVKTKRDRHLRLLLSTEEHPPKQPEARVLPTVKKHAFSSAPRAFPVSYDTGYLAEPPYIYLFISLEEESCALIRLTDEVRSNQSWKPSWESLDVTWLFFRLLESEETIYSTNYVLSKTMESTRSISSSLDLDRVIHDVIRNTLSVIPAADAGLLHMYDPKLERLVPRAAVGFRESVIHCFRLQVGESIAGKVFQDGQPRIFHTQQEVQAGMADLSLENYEHLNDAKELRHLHGLMSVPISRGDQRIGVLVIHQFHQENFFLNSDLQLLQDVAHLTAIALDNARLYADTKAALEQTAQLGKELQLKHNDLVKRTEIHEALKNLSLKNKGAAAIIHALGRMVGQEILLYDALEQQVHSSHKRPAIEMILSWDELNILMPSRRHPLWVTARDNAESRDFSFCFFPLLNGSVFLGCLAVRSDRLILSDLERLTIEQGTAIITLELVKKQSLSSVFFKRSHDFFQHLLTSKGTELTSQAQSFGLIPGATYLCVHGVLLRCYDLARQEAHIHRIVTRWKQLFAGSEVITYGFHNQLTMLVDVQAHPHLRTITERMSEYVTEWNQHEDCLLAVGVGGAYSGLEAIAKSFEEAKKAVQYLNNRNRSGVVRYDELGVNQLMINQTPEDMQAFVRDVFRPFWEHHERYAELEKTLLTYIKCSLSANQTASELHIHINTLYQRLRKIESLLRIDLKQPEDLLKIQLACHLRSETAGTL; from the coding sequence ATGCGTACACTCCAACTGTTGCAGGATTATTTGTTTCAGACATGGGGATTGATGGAGATAGCCATCTGGGTGAAAACCAAGAGGGATCGTCACCTGCGGTTACTGCTTTCGACCGAGGAGCACCCTCCGAAACAGCCCGAAGCTCGCGTACTTCCAACCGTAAAAAAACACGCTTTCTCTTCTGCGCCCCGCGCGTTTCCCGTTTCCTATGATACCGGTTATCTGGCAGAGCCGCCCTATATCTACCTGTTTATTTCTCTTGAGGAAGAGAGCTGTGCGCTTATTCGCCTGACCGACGAGGTTCGAAGCAATCAGTCGTGGAAGCCATCTTGGGAATCCCTAGACGTTACCTGGCTATTCTTTCGGTTGCTGGAGTCAGAAGAAACCATCTACTCCACCAACTACGTCCTGTCCAAAACCATGGAAAGCACCCGCTCGATTTCATCCTCGCTGGATTTGGATCGCGTGATTCATGATGTGATACGAAATACTCTTTCCGTTATTCCTGCTGCGGATGCAGGGCTGCTGCATATGTACGACCCCAAGCTGGAACGACTGGTTCCGAGAGCCGCCGTCGGATTTCGGGAAAGCGTCATCCACTGTTTTCGTCTTCAGGTGGGAGAGTCGATTGCCGGCAAGGTCTTTCAGGATGGTCAGCCTCGCATCTTCCATACGCAGCAAGAGGTGCAAGCCGGCATGGCTGATCTCTCCTTAGAAAACTATGAGCATTTGAATGATGCCAAAGAGCTCCGTCATCTGCACGGTTTGATGAGTGTCCCGATCTCACGCGGCGATCAGCGGATTGGTGTCCTGGTCATCCATCAATTCCACCAGGAGAATTTTTTTCTGAATAGCGATCTCCAGCTTTTACAGGACGTGGCCCATCTGACTGCCATTGCATTAGATAACGCCCGTCTGTACGCCGATACCAAAGCTGCACTCGAGCAAACAGCTCAGCTTGGCAAAGAGCTTCAACTCAAGCATAACGATTTGGTAAAGCGGACCGAGATTCACGAAGCTCTAAAGAATTTGTCGCTGAAAAATAAAGGTGCTGCCGCGATCATCCATGCATTGGGCAGGATGGTTGGCCAGGAGATCTTGCTCTACGATGCATTGGAACAGCAGGTTCACTCGTCGCATAAACGACCAGCGATAGAGATGATCCTTAGCTGGGATGAACTGAACATCCTGATGCCCTCCCGCCGCCATCCCTTGTGGGTAACGGCAAGAGACAATGCAGAAAGCAGGGATTTCTCTTTCTGCTTCTTTCCTTTGTTGAACGGCTCCGTATTTCTCGGATGTCTGGCCGTTCGCTCGGACAGGCTCATACTCTCAGATCTGGAGCGCTTGACGATTGAGCAGGGAACGGCCATCATCACACTGGAGCTGGTCAAAAAGCAGTCCCTCAGCTCCGTTTTTTTCAAACGCTCACATGACTTTTTCCAGCATTTGCTCACATCAAAAGGAACGGAACTGACCAGTCAGGCCCAGTCTTTCGGTCTCATACCCGGCGCTACTTACCTGTGCGTTCATGGGGTTTTGCTTCGCTGCTACGATCTGGCGAGGCAGGAAGCTCATATTCACCGCATCGTCACCAGGTGGAAACAGCTTTTTGCCGGCTCGGAAGTCATTACCTACGGCTTTCATAATCAATTGACCATGCTTGTCGATGTGCAAGCACACCCACATCTCCGAACGATCACAGAGCGGATGTCTGAATATGTCACAGAGTGGAATCAGCATGAGGACTGCCTATTGGCCGTTGGTGTGGGTGGTGCATACAGCGGCCTCGAGGCAATTGCCAAGAGCTTTGAAGAAGCTAAAAAAGCTGTACAATACCTGAATAACCGGAACCGTTCTGGCGTCGTACGTTATGATGAGCTGGGGGTCAACCAGCTGATGATTAACCAAACGCCTGAGGATATGCAGGCATTTGTCCGGGATGTATTCCGCCCGTTCTGGGAGCACCATGAACGATACGCAGAGCTGGAAAAAACCTTGCTCACGTATATCAAATGCAGTCTGTCCGCCAATCAAACAGCCAGTGAATTGCATATTCACATCAATACGCTGTACCAGCGTTTGCGAAAAATTGAAAGTCTGCTGAGAATTGATCTCAAACAACCCGAGGACCTGCTGAAGATTCAACTGGCCTGCCATCTTCGCTCCGAAACTGCTGGTACCCTGTAG